A window of Sphingobacterium sp. lm-10 contains these coding sequences:
- a CDS encoding sulfite exporter TauE/SafE family protein, whose product MMELLAYALAILIGVSLGLIGSGGSILTIPILVYFLGIDPLTATAYSLFIVGASALVGGVRKAVEGMVDYKTVVYFGIPSIFMVLATRTFIMPSIPAVLFPDTLCALSKETFVMVLFSLVMLLASFSMIRNRPQEDFVQHDKFNYTSVFLKGIVLGLVTGMVGAGGGFLIIPTLVVSARMEMKRAIGTSLFIVAFNSLIGFLGYWEIDDHPINWPLLLLFSLLSILGIFVGARIAKEIDGKKLKVGFGWFVLCMGIYIFVREIVL is encoded by the coding sequence ATGATGGAGTTGCTCGCGTATGCTTTGGCTATTTTAATTGGGGTTTCGTTGGGTCTTATTGGCAGTGGAGGATCGATTTTAACCATTCCTATTTTAGTCTATTTTCTTGGAATAGATCCCCTTACGGCTACCGCTTATTCTCTATTTATTGTTGGGGCGAGCGCGCTGGTAGGCGGAGTTCGCAAAGCGGTCGAAGGAATGGTGGATTACAAGACGGTTGTGTATTTCGGCATTCCGTCTATCTTCATGGTGTTAGCCACGCGCACGTTTATCATGCCGAGCATTCCGGCCGTATTATTTCCAGATACGCTATGCGCGCTATCAAAGGAAACCTTCGTGATGGTCTTGTTTTCTCTGGTCATGCTGCTGGCCTCGTTTTCCATGATTCGCAATCGTCCGCAGGAAGATTTTGTACAACACGATAAGTTTAATTATACAAGCGTTTTTCTCAAAGGGATCGTGTTAGGTCTAGTGACCGGAATGGTCGGTGCCGGTGGCGGATTTCTCATTATTCCTACTTTGGTGGTGTCGGCAAGAATGGAGATGAAGCGCGCGATAGGTACTTCATTGTTTATTGTGGCTTTCAATTCCTTAATCGGATTTTTGGGCTACTGGGAGATAGATGATCATCCCATCAATTGGCCGCTATTATTACTGTTCTCTTTGCTCTCGATTCTGGGTATTTTTGTAGGAGCGCGCATTGCAAAAGAGATCGACGGTAAAAAATTGAAAGTAGGCTTCGGATGGTTCGTACTCTGCATGGGCATCTATATATTTGTTCGGGAAATAGTTTTATAA
- a CDS encoding MBL fold metallo-hydrolase: protein MFFQQVYDKSLAQASYIIGCQALGEAIVIDAKRDVDTYIQIAAQNNLRITKVVETHIHADFLSGTRELAAITGATIYLSDEGGADWQYDFPHHGLKHQDKITLGNLTFDVLHTPGHTPESISLLLTDHPATDHPVMLFTGDFVFVGDVGRPDLLEVAAGIAGTKEWGAAQMYASLQHFLDLPDYIQVWPGHGAGSSCGKALGAVPSSTVGYEKLRNWALEESNEKDFVQQLLDGQPEAPTYFKEMKMRNKSDRPLLLQVPAIPHLTLHEFETHQQEGAQIVDVRNKQEFAAAHVPGTWNIQLNNSFATWCGWMLNYEQPIVLIIEEAQLEDALRKLMRIGMDQIVGFITPSDIVDICVEHTQVVDKAELKELIASERNLQLLDVRSADEYHKEHIAGAQNLFVGTMPKKLDKITNEKPIAVYCQSGDRAAIASSLLQAKGFTNVKVYFGGMNDWAKIED from the coding sequence ATGTTTTTTCAACAGGTTTATGATAAAAGTTTGGCTCAAGCCAGCTATATAATAGGGTGTCAGGCATTGGGCGAAGCCATTGTGATCGACGCGAAGCGCGATGTAGACACGTACATACAGATAGCCGCTCAAAATAATCTTCGCATTACCAAAGTGGTAGAAACGCATATTCATGCCGACTTCTTAAGCGGTACGCGGGAGCTCGCTGCGATCACCGGCGCCACGATCTACCTATCCGATGAAGGTGGTGCAGACTGGCAGTATGATTTTCCGCATCACGGCTTGAAACATCAAGATAAAATAACACTGGGAAACCTAACGTTCGACGTACTGCATACGCCGGGCCACACACCGGAAAGCATCAGCTTGCTGCTAACCGATCATCCGGCTACGGACCACCCTGTCATGCTATTCACCGGAGATTTTGTCTTTGTGGGTGATGTTGGGCGACCAGATTTGCTCGAAGTGGCAGCCGGCATTGCCGGAACCAAAGAATGGGGTGCCGCACAGATGTACGCTTCTTTGCAACATTTTCTTGATTTGCCCGATTATATACAGGTCTGGCCAGGTCATGGTGCAGGCTCTTCCTGCGGAAAAGCATTGGGCGCTGTGCCAAGCAGCACCGTAGGTTATGAAAAATTGAGAAACTGGGCGTTGGAAGAATCCAATGAAAAAGACTTTGTGCAACAATTATTGGATGGGCAACCAGAGGCGCCAACCTATTTCAAAGAAATGAAGATGCGCAATAAGAGCGATCGGCCATTGCTATTGCAGGTGCCCGCCATTCCACATCTTACTTTGCACGAATTTGAAACGCATCAACAGGAAGGCGCACAAATAGTCGACGTTCGCAATAAGCAAGAATTTGCTGCTGCCCACGTGCCAGGTACCTGGAATATACAGCTAAATAATTCCTTCGCGACTTGGTGCGGCTGGATGCTGAATTATGAGCAGCCAATCGTGTTAATCATAGAAGAAGCACAATTAGAAGACGCTTTACGTAAGCTCATGCGTATCGGCATGGATCAGATCGTCGGCTTTATTACACCATCGGATATAGTTGATATTTGTGTTGAACACACCCAAGTGGTAGACAAAGCGGAGCTAAAGGAATTGATCGCCAGCGAACGAAACTTGCAGCTACTAGACGTACGCAGTGCCGATGAATACCACAAAGAACATATAGCCGGTGCGCAAAACCTATTTGTAGGCACTATGCCTAAGAAGCTTGATAAAATTACGAACGAAAAGCCTATTGCGGTATATTGCCAAAGTGGGGATCGTGCAGCAATTGCGTCATCTCTCTTGCAGGCAAAGGGGTTTACAAACGTGAAAGTATATTTCGGTGGGATGAATGATTGGGCAAAAATCGAAGATTAG